A window of the Dyadobacter pollutisoli genome harbors these coding sequences:
- a CDS encoding TolC family protein, with protein sequence MNYCSKPQKTMRLALSSAFLLLISSCIATAQGIQQASQQTPVLEQATLQQVVDYAIKNQPVVQQSLIDERITENQVRSKLADWYPQINFNYNLQRNFIVQTSIIAGNPVKLGVNNVSAAQFTLSQQIFNKDVLLANQTKKEVLLAASQNTSSSKTDLAVSVSKAFYDVLATTQQISVADEDIIRLERSLKDAHNQYKSGIADKIDFKRATISLNNTRANKKSNEQVLKAKLEYLKSLMGYPIDKALQISYDTLQMEREIALDTLQNVDLTGRIEYQILSTQKKLLEANLQYNKWSYLPNISLNGAYNLNFQNNQFTDLYSKNYPNSFGLLTLSLPLYQGGKRKANTKQAEWQLKRLDWDMKGLENNVNSEYASALASYKGNLTNLLAQKENTDLAKEVYDVIQLQYKSGIKTYLEVVTSETDLRLARINYYNALYQTLASKIDVQKALGQLNYQ encoded by the coding sequence ATGAATTATTGCTCTAAGCCACAAAAAACAATGCGTTTGGCGCTTAGCTCGGCATTCCTCCTATTGATTTCATCTTGCATTGCCACGGCCCAGGGGATTCAGCAGGCTTCTCAGCAGACGCCGGTCTTGGAGCAGGCCACATTGCAGCAGGTCGTTGATTATGCAATCAAAAACCAGCCTGTTGTGCAGCAATCATTGATCGATGAAAGGATTACCGAAAATCAGGTACGCAGCAAGCTCGCTGATTGGTACCCTCAAATCAATTTTAATTACAATTTGCAACGTAACTTCATTGTGCAGACCAGCATCATTGCGGGTAATCCCGTGAAGTTGGGGGTTAACAATGTTTCAGCAGCCCAGTTCACATTATCGCAGCAAATTTTCAACAAGGATGTTTTGTTAGCCAATCAGACCAAAAAAGAGGTACTTTTGGCCGCAAGCCAGAATACATCCAGCAGCAAAACGGATCTAGCGGTGAGCGTTTCCAAAGCATTTTATGATGTGCTGGCCACCACCCAGCAGATCAGCGTGGCCGACGAAGATATTATCCGGCTGGAAAGAAGTCTGAAAGATGCCCACAACCAATACAAATCGGGCATTGCGGACAAAATTGACTTTAAAAGGGCGACTATTTCGCTCAATAACACCCGTGCCAATAAGAAAAGCAACGAGCAGGTCCTGAAAGCCAAGCTGGAATACCTCAAATCGTTGATGGGCTACCCTATTGACAAAGCGTTACAGATCAGCTACGATACCTTGCAAATGGAAAGGGAAATTGCCCTGGACACCTTGCAGAACGTGGATCTGACAGGCCGGATCGAGTACCAGATTCTGAGCACCCAAAAGAAGCTGCTGGAAGCCAATCTTCAATATAACAAATGGAGCTACCTGCCTAACATTTCATTGAATGGGGCATATAACCTGAACTTTCAGAATAACCAGTTCACTGATCTTTACAGTAAAAACTATCCCAACTCTTTTGGCCTTTTGACCCTGTCGCTTCCGCTTTACCAGGGGGGCAAGCGCAAAGCCAATACCAAACAGGCTGAATGGCAGCTCAAACGGCTGGACTGGGATATGAAAGGGCTTGAAAATAATGTGAACTCCGAGTACGCTTCGGCGCTGGCCAGCTATAAAGGCAACCTGACCAACCTTTTGGCCCAGAAAGAAAATACGGATCTGGCCAAAGAGGTTTATGATGTGATTCAACTGCAATATAAATCAGGTATCAAAACCTATCTGGAAGTGGTTACTTCTGAGACTGACCTGCGTCTGGCCCGCATCAATTATTACAATGCACTTTATCAGACACTGGCCAGTAAAATTGATGTCCAGAAAGCATTGGGACAGCTTAATTATCAGTAG
- a CDS encoding sodium:solute symporter, which yields MSSLDWIVLSLTLIFVVSYGIYRSREKHTIDSFLLAGQSMPWYHVTLSLMATQASAITFLSAPGQAYTDGMRFVQFYFGLPLAMVVLCITFVPKFGKLKIFTAYEFLEGRFDLRTRGLTAFLFLLQRGLSTGLSIYAPSLILSAILGWDITWTNIISGGIVMIYTISGGSRAVSHTHLQQMGIITVGMVVAGVMVVKFLPDNVSFTDAIHVAGKMGKINLIDFTFDLNSRYNVWSGLIGGFFLQLSYFGTDQSQVGRFLTGSSQGQSKLGLAMNGLLKIPMQFLILLVGVLVFAFYQFTNPPLFFNQTLVNQVKSTPYAAEYAALEQKHERIQAGKHPHVMALTDALKKDDQKAIEESRTILAGIETQVKEVRKEAETVLSKANGGAVNDVNYIFLRFVIDYLPVGMVGLLIAVILLASMGSVASAYNSLASCTIVDIYKRMIQKDSDDRNYVTASRWATFFWGIFCIAVAQYASRLGSMIEAVNILGSLFYGVILGIFLVAFYFKNIQSRAVFWASVLGEIFVIISYTLDLTAFLWLNLIGCVLVIAFAYIIEKIWPEPTVGAQTT from the coding sequence ATGAGCTCCCTTGATTGGATTGTACTCTCTCTTACCCTGATATTTGTGGTTTCGTATGGCATCTACCGCAGCCGCGAAAAGCATACGATTGATTCGTTTCTGCTGGCAGGCCAGTCGATGCCCTGGTACCATGTCACCCTTTCGTTGATGGCCACCCAGGCCAGCGCCATTACTTTTCTTTCGGCGCCCGGCCAGGCTTACACCGACGGGATGCGTTTTGTGCAGTTTTACTTCGGGCTTCCTTTGGCGATGGTGGTACTCTGCATCACTTTCGTACCCAAGTTTGGCAAGCTAAAAATATTTACCGCCTATGAATTTTTAGAAGGACGTTTTGATCTGCGCACACGCGGGCTGACGGCTTTTCTGTTTCTTCTTCAACGCGGGCTCTCTACGGGCCTTTCCATTTACGCGCCATCATTGATTTTGTCGGCGATTTTAGGCTGGGATATCACCTGGACCAATATTATCTCGGGCGGTATTGTAATGATCTACACCATTTCTGGCGGCTCCCGGGCCGTATCCCATACGCATTTACAGCAAATGGGCATTATTACGGTGGGAATGGTAGTTGCCGGCGTGATGGTCGTCAAGTTTCTGCCCGACAATGTCTCTTTTACCGATGCGATCCATGTCGCCGGGAAAATGGGAAAGATCAATCTGATCGATTTTACATTTGATCTCAACAGCCGTTATAACGTATGGTCGGGACTGATCGGTGGCTTTTTTCTGCAATTATCGTATTTCGGTACGGACCAGTCACAGGTCGGGCGTTTTCTCACAGGCAGCTCTCAGGGGCAAAGCAAGCTAGGACTGGCTATGAATGGTCTGCTGAAAATCCCCATGCAGTTTCTGATTTTGTTGGTGGGCGTGCTTGTTTTCGCATTTTACCAGTTCACTAATCCGCCGTTGTTTTTCAATCAAACACTCGTCAACCAAGTCAAGTCCACACCCTATGCGGCTGAATATGCAGCATTGGAACAAAAACACGAACGCATCCAGGCTGGCAAGCACCCACATGTGATGGCGCTGACCGACGCGCTCAAAAAAGATGACCAAAAGGCCATTGAAGAATCCAGGACTATACTGGCAGGCATCGAAACCCAGGTGAAAGAGGTTCGTAAGGAGGCTGAAACGGTACTTTCCAAGGCCAACGGTGGCGCAGTCAATGATGTCAACTATATTTTTCTACGGTTTGTGATCGATTATCTGCCGGTCGGCATGGTCGGGCTGCTGATCGCTGTCATTTTACTTGCCTCCATGGGCTCAGTCGCATCGGCTTATAACTCGCTGGCCTCCTGCACGATTGTCGACATTTATAAAAGGATGATCCAAAAGGACAGTGATGATCGGAACTATGTAACCGCCTCTCGCTGGGCCACCTTCTTCTGGGGTATTTTTTGTATCGCTGTGGCGCAATATGCTTCCCGTCTGGGCAGTATGATCGAGGCGGTCAATATCCTGGGCTCACTTTTCTACGGGGTTATCCTGGGGATCTTTTTGGTCGCCTTTTACTTCAAAAACATCCAAAGCAGGGCCGTTTTCTGGGCGAGTGTACTGGGAGAGATCTTTGTGATCATCAGCTACACCCTGGATCTGACCGCTTTTCTTTGGCTGAACCTGATTGGCTGCGTGCTGGTGATCGCTTTCGCTTATATCATTGAAAAGATCTGGCCCGAACCTACCGTCGGGGCGCAGACTACCTAA
- a CDS encoding alpha-L-rhamnosidase-related protein: protein MRKYLALLGCALSVVSHDGQSQQLPPVFDQSYESQQDSRVRRYLTPRRIVWTSDKTGGSIVDAQNLLREGTGQADLVHQNFCKLISNDGQQPGILFDFGKEIQGGIQIVTDQPANQKPIKIRIRFGESVSEAMSSIDSIQGATNDHAMRDFTVEVPWLGVMQVGNSGFRFARIDLVDPNRELQLKEVRAIFEYRDIPYLGSFKSNDDRLNKIWNTGAYTVHLNMQEYLWDGIKRDRLVWVGDMHPEVMTINTVFGKNEVVAKSLDHARDITPLPGWMNGISAYSMWWVLIHRDLYKNQGDLQYLRKQQKYLVGLLDQLIEKTKDNKENLDGMRFLDWPSSENPKGVHAGLHAMMVMTLEAGVELCTILDEPAQALKCKNTATQLKLYVPDANGSKQAAALLALSGLVAAEKANAEVISQGDCERFSTFYGYYMLQAKAKAKDYNGALNCIRSYWGGMLDMGASTFWEDFDLAWTKNAEPIDELVPEGKDDIHGDFGAYCYKNLRHSLCHGWASGPTSWLSEHVLGVSIVEPGCKTIRIQPNLGDLTWVEGTYPTPMGVVKIRHEKQADGSIKSTIDAPKGVKVLR from the coding sequence GTGAGAAAGTACCTGGCGCTGCTCGGTTGCGCACTATCGGTTGTAAGCCACGACGGCCAGTCGCAACAACTTCCACCTGTTTTTGACCAAAGTTATGAAAGCCAGCAAGACTCACGGGTAAGGCGGTATCTGACGCCCAGGAGAATTGTGTGGACATCTGACAAAACCGGTGGTAGCATCGTCGATGCGCAGAACCTGCTGCGTGAAGGGACGGGACAGGCGGACCTGGTCCATCAGAATTTTTGTAAACTCATCAGCAATGATGGCCAGCAGCCTGGCATTTTGTTTGACTTTGGAAAAGAAATTCAAGGGGGAATACAGATCGTCACCGACCAGCCAGCCAATCAAAAGCCGATCAAGATCAGGATTCGTTTTGGCGAATCGGTTAGTGAGGCCATGTCAAGCATTGACAGCATTCAGGGGGCGACCAATGATCACGCGATGCGCGATTTTACCGTAGAAGTACCCTGGCTGGGCGTGATGCAGGTAGGGAATTCGGGTTTTCGTTTCGCGAGAATTGATTTGGTCGATCCAAACCGGGAACTGCAATTGAAAGAGGTCAGGGCGATTTTTGAGTACCGCGACATTCCATATTTGGGCTCATTTAAAAGCAATGATGACAGGCTCAATAAGATCTGGAACACCGGCGCATACACGGTGCATTTGAATATGCAGGAGTATCTCTGGGACGGCATCAAGCGTGACCGGCTGGTTTGGGTGGGGGATATGCATCCTGAGGTGATGACGATCAATACTGTTTTTGGTAAAAATGAAGTGGTTGCCAAAAGCCTTGACCACGCCCGCGATATTACACCATTGCCGGGCTGGATGAACGGGATCAGTGCTTACTCGATGTGGTGGGTGCTCATTCACCGAGATCTCTATAAGAACCAGGGTGATCTGCAGTATCTGCGTAAGCAGCAAAAATATTTGGTGGGCTTGCTTGATCAGTTGATTGAGAAAACCAAAGACAATAAAGAAAACCTGGATGGGATGCGTTTTCTGGACTGGCCATCCAGTGAAAACCCAAAGGGCGTCCACGCCGGCCTGCACGCGATGATGGTCATGACCCTGGAAGCGGGCGTTGAGCTCTGCACGATTCTGGATGAGCCTGCTCAGGCCTTGAAGTGTAAAAATACCGCCACCCAGCTCAAACTATATGTGCCAGATGCGAATGGCTCCAAACAGGCGGCCGCGCTGCTGGCACTTTCCGGGCTGGTAGCTGCCGAAAAGGCGAATGCGGAAGTGATATCCCAGGGCGATTGTGAGCGTTTTTCCACCTTTTACGGATATTATATGTTGCAGGCAAAAGCCAAGGCAAAGGATTACAACGGGGCCCTCAACTGCATCCGCAGTTATTGGGGCGGTATGCTGGACATGGGCGCGAGCACTTTTTGGGAAGATTTTGACCTGGCCTGGACCAAGAATGCCGAGCCGATCGATGAGCTGGTACCAGAAGGTAAAGACGATATTCATGGTGATTTCGGTGCATATTGTTATAAAAACCTGCGTCACAGCCTCTGCCACGGCTGGGCCTCTGGACCCACTTCCTGGCTTTCCGAGCACGTACTCGGCGTCAGCATTGTAGAGCCTGGCTGCAAAACGATCCGGATTCAGCCCAATCTGGGAGATTTGACCTGGGTGGAAGGTACCTACCCCACACCGATGGGTGTGGTTAAAATCCGTCACGAAAAGCAGGCGGACGGAAGCATTAAATCGACCATTGACGCGCCCAAAGGAGTTAAAGTGTTACGTTAA
- a CDS encoding alpha-L-rhamnosidase N-terminal domain-containing protein, which translates to MEPDLLNGETYDARLEVKGWQMVDFDDRKWKSVQVYPDKPGRKCRYIRARRSKSCRHCLSNRSAIEGGSYMAYKLFKQRVSVLGF; encoded by the coding sequence TTGGAACCTGATCTGCTCAATGGAGAGACCTATGACGCCCGTCTGGAAGTAAAAGGATGGCAGATGGTAGATTTTGATGACAGAAAATGGAAATCTGTTCAGGTATATCCCGACAAACCGGGCCGAAAATGTAGGTATATCCGGGCTCGCCGGTCAAAATCATGTAGACATTGCCTGTCAAATCGGTCAGCGATAGAGGGGGGCTCCTATATGGCCTACAAACTTTTTAAGCAAAGAGTTTCCGTCCTGGGGTTTTGA
- a CDS encoding alpha-L-rhamnosidase-related protein, with amino-acid sequence MWPTNFLSKEFPSWGFEEENGSTTIWERWDSFTKEDGFKYNAAMNSFSHYAFGAVCEWMFGNAAGIKATKPGFETFDIRTEIAPDGMRKDGINYLNASLRTMSGEIMSEWKKGAEGLNLMVKVPVNTIAHIYMYLRSH; translated from the coding sequence ATATGGCCTACAAACTTTTTAAGCAAAGAGTTTCCGTCCTGGGGTTTTGAAGAAGAGAACGGCTCGACAACTATTTGGGAGCGTTGGGACAGTTTTACCAAAGAAGACGGCTTCAAATACAACGCGGCCATGAACTCCTTTAGTCACTACGCATTCGGCGCGGTCTGTGAATGGATGTTTGGTAATGCTGCTGGTATCAAGGCGACAAAGCCCGGGTTTGAAACCTTTGATATCCGTACAGAAATCGCGCCAGACGGAATGCGTAAAGACGGCATCAACTACCTGAATGCGTCACTGCGGACGATGAGTGGTGAAATTATGTCCGAGTGGAAAAAGGGAGCAGAAGGCTTGAATTTGATGGTCAAAGTTCCTGTGAACACGATTGCCCATATATATATGTACCTGCGAAGTCACTGA
- a CDS encoding capsule assembly Wzi family protein — protein sequence MLLNVNYPWLSSVLMKALAIPVTLSFCHYAVASSDSLDSTEVIPRKKAWVEVAGFGATGDRTPFWLHVNQWGVVPTSGQIFSVRAGLEGIKVLSVDTTNTKWSLVYGTELIGNLSENSKVLIPQLYGGINYKGFQVTVGRWKQFAGICDPELGTGSYMWSGNALPMPKLQFGFLNYTPLIKNFLYFKGFYSDGLFENGRPVTSELKLHNKALYIRLGRPYGKVKLYGGFNHAVQWGGKSPYNTVDGRMPRGLSNYWYVITGFKPKDKQTVGGSNFDNYNRVGNHVASLDVGLELGLSSVEILMYRQHLIEDGSLFYLNNIKDGLNGISFKWKGNKDKVFDITKLTLELLYTKSQGGSEAVDGNQIRGKDDYFNNAQVRDGWSYYDRGIGTPFITATGENGWPKYADFFTNNNRVWVTHMGMKGKFGSYIWMTKLSLSSNQGTYDQPFPEKEYQFSGLFSVSKPVKWFGGSTISASIASDNGTLFKNSAGAMLSIRKNLLF from the coding sequence ATGCTACTCAACGTCAACTATCCCTGGCTTTCTTCTGTTTTAATGAAGGCGCTAGCAATACCAGTAACATTAAGTTTTTGCCATTATGCTGTGGCTAGTTCTGACAGCCTAGATAGCACAGAGGTAATCCCTCGAAAAAAAGCGTGGGTAGAAGTTGCAGGATTCGGTGCGACTGGAGATCGTACACCTTTTTGGCTTCACGTAAATCAGTGGGGAGTTGTACCTACCTCAGGTCAAATCTTTAGCGTTCGTGCTGGCCTGGAAGGAATCAAGGTACTTTCCGTAGACACTACTAATACTAAATGGTCTTTGGTTTATGGTACCGAGCTAATCGGCAATTTGAGCGAGAACAGTAAGGTACTCATCCCGCAACTTTATGGTGGGATCAATTACAAGGGCTTTCAAGTGACTGTTGGAAGATGGAAGCAATTTGCGGGAATTTGCGATCCGGAGCTGGGTACGGGATCTTACATGTGGTCCGGAAATGCATTGCCGATGCCAAAGTTGCAATTTGGGTTTTTAAACTACACTCCACTAATCAAAAATTTTTTGTACTTCAAAGGTTTTTATTCTGATGGTCTCTTCGAAAATGGAAGACCAGTTACGAGTGAGTTGAAATTACATAATAAGGCGTTATACATCAGGTTAGGCAGGCCGTATGGCAAAGTGAAATTGTATGGGGGATTTAACCATGCAGTTCAATGGGGTGGCAAGTCGCCTTATAATACTGTAGACGGCCGAATGCCAAGAGGACTAAGCAACTATTGGTACGTTATTACTGGATTTAAACCAAAGGATAAACAAACAGTCGGGGGATCAAATTTCGACAACTACAATAGAGTCGGTAATCATGTTGCAAGTTTAGACGTTGGCCTTGAATTAGGTTTGAGTTCTGTCGAAATTTTGATGTATAGACAACACCTTATAGAAGACGGGTCTTTATTTTATCTTAACAACATTAAGGATGGTCTAAATGGCATTAGCTTTAAATGGAAAGGGAATAAAGATAAGGTCTTTGATATAACTAAGTTGACACTAGAATTGCTTTATACCAAAAGCCAAGGAGGAAGCGAGGCAGTTGATGGAAATCAAATTCGGGGAAAGGATGATTATTTTAATAATGCGCAGGTTAGAGACGGATGGTCCTACTACGATCGGGGTATCGGCACTCCTTTTATAACCGCAACTGGAGAAAATGGTTGGCCCAAGTATGCTGATTTCTTCACGAATAATAATAGAGTTTGGGTAACTCATATGGGGATGAAAGGCAAATTTGGATCCTATATTTGGATGACAAAGCTTTCACTTTCCAGTAATCAGGGTACATACGACCAGCCATTCCCTGAGAAAGAGTATCAATTCTCAGGTTTATTTTCGGTTTCAAAACCGGTAAAATGGTTTGGCGGATCGACGATTAGCGCTTCAATTGCCTCGGATAATGGAACCTTGTTTAAAAATTCTGCTGGAGCAATGCTATCAATCAGAAAGAATCTGCTATTCTAA
- the rfbD gene encoding dTDP-4-dehydrorhamnose reductase: protein MRIVVLGASGQLGSCLKKVSAERNINDISFPSEEAGNILSSELLDILFSEEKPSFVINCAAYTAVDKAEDEQEICRKVNRDGAQYIAAACKQHHATLIHVSTDFVFKGNVPQLLSETDPATPENIYGLTKLEGEAAIAETLPEYFTVRTSWLYSEYGNNFVKTMLRLGKEREQLGIIVDQVGSPTYAIDLAGAIIDIIESDSKEYGIYHYSNEGVTSWFDFAKAVFDLSTTHVKVNPVKTSEYITKAVRPAYSVMDKTKIKQTFSIAIPYWRDSLATCVDRIQKNLEISN from the coding sequence ATGAGAATAGTAGTACTTGGCGCGTCTGGTCAACTTGGTAGTTGCCTTAAAAAAGTCTCAGCCGAAAGAAACATAAATGACATTTCCTTCCCGTCGGAAGAAGCTGGAAATATTTTGAGCTCCGAGCTTTTGGATATTCTGTTTTCCGAAGAAAAGCCTTCTTTTGTCATTAATTGCGCCGCGTATACAGCCGTGGACAAGGCTGAGGATGAGCAGGAAATTTGCCGTAAAGTGAATCGGGATGGAGCACAATATATAGCTGCAGCCTGCAAACAGCATCATGCTACCCTCATTCATGTTTCAACAGATTTTGTTTTTAAAGGAAATGTACCTCAGCTTTTAAGTGAGACAGATCCGGCTACTCCTGAGAACATCTATGGACTTACTAAGTTAGAAGGTGAGGCAGCTATAGCTGAGACTTTACCTGAATATTTTACTGTAAGAACCAGCTGGCTCTATTCGGAATATGGGAATAACTTTGTAAAAACGATGCTTCGCCTCGGAAAAGAAAGGGAACAGTTGGGTATTATTGTAGATCAGGTTGGCTCACCTACTTATGCTATCGACTTGGCAGGTGCTATTATCGATATCATTGAATCAGACAGCAAAGAGTATGGTATATACCATTATAGTAATGAAGGCGTTACCTCTTGGTTCGATTTCGCAAAGGCAGTGTTTGACCTCAGTACAACCCATGTAAAAGTAAACCCGGTGAAGACCTCTGAATATATAACCAAGGCAGTAAGACCCGCATACTCAGTGATGGACAAAACTAAAATTAAGCAAACATTTAGTATCGCCATTCCTTACTGGAGAGATAGCCTAGCGACCTGCGTTGATCGCATCCAAAAAAATCTTGAAATATCCAATTGA
- a CDS encoding sugar transferase translates to MKNHYPGILPKGHLWTDVFHLNLAFFLAYFFRFDDLSAILENQYVNLLLVSNLMWIFTIYVFKTYHFTRLSYHFSTQLTNFLKAVAIHASVMMGFLYLSKQGEEYSRYQFLMTFCLFIVLSTTFRAATVIFLKMYRQAGYNYNRYAIFGKGDLAYLIREFYSDRKELGYRFCGMFEVADSKEQIASLESFVKDKQLDYLYCCLSEMSDDQVKEVIKLGERLRTQIRLVPDFRGFMTNMATIEYHDMYPIIQVNTKPFSSLKEQTTKRIFDLVFSVVVMVLGLPVFFLVWAAIKISSPGPVFFKQQRSGRWGELFYIYKFRSMYTDADKMGLKHSQGDSDPRITPIGHLLRKSRLDELPQFINVLKGEMSVVGPRPLYKYDVDMLMEAAPHEFQRLLTVKPGITSIGQINVGYADTVALNVERLKHDLQYLKSYSVFDDVQLIFRTVQVMVLGRGQ, encoded by the coding sequence ATGAAAAATCACTACCCGGGAATTCTTCCCAAAGGTCATTTATGGACCGATGTCTTTCATTTAAACCTAGCGTTTTTCCTGGCGTATTTTTTTCGCTTCGATGACCTTTCTGCAATTCTTGAGAACCAGTATGTTAATTTGCTGTTGGTGTCCAACTTGATGTGGATTTTCACCATTTACGTTTTCAAGACATATCATTTCACTCGACTCTCCTATCACTTCAGTACGCAGTTGACCAACTTTCTCAAAGCAGTTGCAATTCACGCTTCTGTCATGATGGGTTTTTTATATCTTAGCAAACAAGGTGAAGAGTATTCCCGTTATCAATTTTTGATGACCTTCTGCTTGTTTATCGTCTTGTCGACTACATTTCGTGCAGCAACCGTGATTTTTTTAAAAATGTATCGTCAAGCAGGATATAATTATAATCGTTACGCAATTTTTGGAAAGGGTGATTTGGCATACTTGATACGTGAATTTTACAGTGACCGTAAAGAGCTCGGTTACAGATTTTGTGGGATGTTTGAGGTTGCAGATAGCAAAGAACAGATTGCCTCTCTTGAATCTTTTGTGAAAGACAAACAATTGGATTATCTGTATTGCTGTCTTTCGGAAATGAGTGATGACCAAGTTAAAGAAGTTATCAAGCTTGGTGAAAGGTTGCGTACACAAATTCGCCTTGTTCCGGATTTTCGTGGCTTCATGACAAATATGGCTACGATAGAATATCATGACATGTATCCAATTATCCAAGTAAACACTAAGCCTTTCTCGAGCCTAAAAGAGCAGACCACAAAACGCATCTTTGACCTGGTTTTTTCAGTAGTAGTGATGGTGCTTGGACTCCCAGTATTCTTTTTGGTATGGGCAGCGATCAAAATTTCCTCGCCCGGCCCTGTGTTTTTCAAGCAACAACGTTCTGGCCGCTGGGGAGAACTGTTCTACATCTACAAGTTCCGTAGCATGTATACCGATGCAGACAAAATGGGCTTGAAGCATTCACAAGGAGATAGTGATCCAAGGATTACCCCGATAGGTCACTTATTGAGAAAATCAAGACTTGATGAATTGCCTCAGTTTATAAATGTACTCAAAGGTGAGATGTCAGTAGTTGGCCCACGCCCGCTGTATAAGTATGACGTGGATATGTTGATGGAGGCTGCACCTCATGAATTTCAAAGACTGTTGACTGTGAAACCTGGCATCACTTCTATTGGTCAGATTAATGTAGGATATGCTGATACTGTAGCTTTGAACGTTGAACGACTGAAACATGACCTACAATATCTTAAATCATACAGCGTTTTTGATGACGTTCAACTCATCTTCAGAACAGTACAAGTAATGGTTCTGGGCAGAGGGCAATAG